The segment AAGAGTGAATTATGTAACTCACAAGGTGCAAGCTCAAGATTAACATCACATGATAGCCCTTGCAACACATGTGCATGCTGAACCTACTGAACATGGTGGCCTTGTGATAAGTAGATGACTTTTGGGGAAGTTAGTGGGCAAAATGTTGTTTGCTAATACTTTCAATCTTCTGTTTTGTGGCCTAGCTGGTGCGTTCCCTTAGCCATTACTGTAGCAGCTCTGTGCCTGAATAAGATTGGCTATGACGCCTCGGAGGTGTCGGTGGGCTGGTGCTGGGTCAGGATCCAGGCGCCTGACCGTGTGCTGTGGATGCTGCTTACCGGCAAGATCTGGGAGTTCCTGGCTTACCTCACCCTGCCTGTCCTGTACATCCTGATCAAGAGGCACATCCACAGAGCGGTGAGCATTAAACCCTCTTTTAATCTGCTAGcaacatgtttttaatgtgcTGAGTGAATATTATAATACTAGTGCTTAGGACAGCCATTGCAAAACCATACAGTATAAGGCATCAGTGGGAGAATCAgccatttttcactttgatttaagaaaatatctttttaaaaagatgcaGAATTTTATGGACTTCAGTTTAAAtttgttatattttaaaatCCCTGACAATGCTTTGAAATGACCTTTTCCAGTCTGTTTTGAGTCTTAAAGCATGTTATCTGTTTGCCGCAGCATGCAGCCCTGTCTGAGTACCGGCCCATCTTGGCCAGCAGCCCGCTGTCCCACTCTTTCACTTCCATGGCTGATAGGAAGCTAACCCTCATTCCCATCATCTTCATCGTCCTGCGAATTTGGAGCACAGTgcgcttcctgctgctgctagtCGACTCCCCAGCGAGGCAGAACCCAGTGCTGGTCGCTCTACATGTGAGTTTAGCAGCACACTCCTTATCCAGGATGTCCAATATAGAGGATGTGCACTAATCTCCTGTAATCCACAATTTACTTCACATGTAAATACAGCCttgtcatatgtgtgtgtgtgtgtgtgtgtgtgtgtgtgtgtgtgtgtgtgtgtgtgtgtgtgtgtgtgtgtgtgtgcgcacgcacagtggaatttgtttgtgtctgaTTGTATCCTGTAATCGTAGCAATTGATAATGTAATACTTGACAGATGATATATGAAGCTGTCAAAATGTAGTTAAATGCACTTAATTAAACCAAGCAATATAATACTTTGTTACATAATGTAATAACATCACATCTTCAACCAGCAATTATACTCCAGGAGTGTGCCATATTTGTGATAACTCATAATAATTATGGCATAAGTAAAATCATATTATTGAATATtgttattacatcatcagttgAAACTGTTTAATCTGTCTAACAAAGTAAAAATTGCTAGCTGATGctataatgtgatttttatcaCTGCATCCAGCAATTAATTACATTAACTCAAGTTAGTAACATTTTCGATGCCTTTGCAGGGACATTAATCACATTTTTAGATGCTGTTACTtaatgtgatttattattttatcagctGCGACTTCCCTCTTAATTATGAGTGTTAAACTCACCCAAAGCAAACAATGTGTGCTTTTCTTCCTAACCACCAGGGTATTGGTAACACATCACAGGGAGCAGCCAACTGCATCATGTTTGTGCTGTTCACTCAGCCGCTCCGCGCTCGGCTCTCCGCTgcactctgctgctgttgccacAAGGGCCATGCAGAGGCGCAGCATCCATATGACCCATCTCACAGGCCCCTGTTAGGAGGGGACACCCCCGCCCAGAGAGAAGACAACACTAGCTGAGCCCGGGCCGACAGATGATCCTTGATACAGGTGATGAAAAAATAGACACATGAAAAGGTCAACATCCCCTTCACACCAGCTGCATTACAGCAAGTGCCTGCAAAGAGGGGTGGAGATGCTGCAGGTGCACATCTGCCTGACAGGACAACCCACGTACGTTTACTTTGTGTGATGAGATTTACTGAGCACTCACTGCTTGACCATTCACCAGAATTTGGTGAAAGTGTTGCACACTGAATGTGTGGTACAtgcatattttgtgtttgtttttttcatagatGTAAGAGAAACAGCTTTAAAGTGCTTTggcacttttaatttttttttttttatgtttgtgttgttgaaaAAAAACTAGATTcatcatgtactgtatgtatacaaTTACATTCTGAAGTGATTATTGTGAAGTGggtatttaatatttttttctcctggtcAGTTGTCTGTTGATGATatatgttatatttatattattgtttgaaagaaaatgaaaactataATGTTCTTAGCTTGGGTAATGAtataaatttgagtttttttacATATCATAGAAAGTTGGAGGAAATGACTATAATATGCAGGATTTGACATCAAGATAATGTTcctttctgtattttgttaCTTGTTGGAGGTTGGATTTGGCTGGATGCAAATGTGTGTTCAAGAAACTTTTCTACAAGAGCACACAGATCTCTTTACATATGGTAAATGAAATGAAGGTTCGGGTACCTCTGTGCATGGTTTGCAGCTCTACAGATTACTGTAACAGTGTTCAGTTTACTTGAATAAATACTTTGACTGAAAACATGGGATTTAGTCATCCCATGAGTCATTAACTACTGATTTCCTTAAAATTGTCCCAAGATTTCTCTGGAAACCTACTGATTCTCATGTAACTGGAGAGTTTCAAGTTCTTTCATGCATTAGTTGCACAACCCCATCAGCTTTCATGTTGACACCAAAATTATTTAGCTACTGTCACTGTTGTCAGGATGTGTGACAAAGTGTCACATGTACACGAGTCCTTCCTCCTTGAAACCTGACCCTGTTGGCTCCCACTCACCTGCCTTAGCTACAAGCCACAGAGCGGGCACTATGCATTCCAATGAGCAGTGTGAACCCACCAACCCCCCTCGGACCATGGGGTCCTGGGACATCACTTGTGTCACAATGCCAGCAAATGGTCTTTAAATATTCACTCAACTCATTAAAATCTTTGAGATCCGATGAATCTGTCTGAGGCCTGTCTTAGGATGAGCAACAATCAATAAGATTCATTACCATGGTGGCTGGGAATGGACAGAAGGGAGAAATCCCACTTTGCTGCTTGGCAGGGTCAATTTTCCTTTATTCACGACTGATTACTGTTTACTTGACTTTCTCAGAGGCCAAGCACTCATTTCAAAAAGTCCCTCTTTGAAGGCATGGTAAGCGATTTTATGTATAGCTGATGGGCtctgtttttaatgatttagaCAGTGCACAGCATGTTTGTATGACAGTGTTGAAATAACCCTCTCTTCAGGTCAGCAGAACACTACGCTTCAGATTTCACAACAACATTTGGCTAATCGCAGGCTTCTTCATAATACTGTAGCCACACTGTATTGTACGAGGGCAGTTAGCTGAATGCGACAGCCCTGGTACATTTCCAGAATTTGGGAATTTATGAAGTCAATGAAATatctgctcagactgaaaataCTAAAGGTCAGAACAAGTCTCAGTTTTCTGTAAGATTAAGAGTTTTCCTTCAATCTAATTATATCTGGGGTCCAAAGTAGTGGGATACAGTGCAGAGGTCCTGTCCCCCGGGACCATCAGTAACACTGACAACACTGGACACTGGCGCTGGGAAAATGGAGAATGAGAAGGCTGTTTATGCTGATGACGTTCCAAAAAGACCAGTCAACAGTTTTGTGTCCTTGAGGACAGCAGAACCTGTATGAAGGGATGACATATACTGTATTTCCTGCATGAGTTAATCCACTGTATTGGTGTGGAGGTTTGGCTGACATTGAGGCAACTTGAGGCCGTGGAAACACTTAAGGATTGGGGTTTCAgctctctcttcttctgctggCTCCCAGCCCATTTAATTCATTAACTTAAAAGAATGGGAGGTGCACACTGCATGGGGTGACCATTCACCAGACATGTTAATAGAAATCCTCTGCTGGCAGCAATAGCCTGTTCATTTAGCTGTGTTGATGGCTCTTGGAACCAAAGCCAAAACATGTTAAACACCAAAGGTAAGAACATGCAACACGACATTCAATTAGTAGTGGGGGCAGCGATTCAGCAATGTTTATGCATAGAATAACATCTAACctttgggaaagaaaaaaaaaaaaaaaaaacaacgcaGAAAAAAGCAGTATACACATCCAGAGGGTGGTTACTCTTTGAACTTTTGAGTTATTCAGTATGTGATCACTCACTTTGCCATTACAGCCCGCTTTGACAAAGCTCACATGGAAGCAAGCCCTCATGTGCTCTCTCTGTAGTAAGCCTACATACAGGATCTGTAAGCTACTTGGCTCCATCTTCTGGATTTAACTTCATCACATCCTCTCATACTACTTTTCCACCAATAAAGAACCAGTGGGAACTGCAAGGGCATATATTATTCCACAAGAAAAGATGGAGACAGCTATCAAGACGACTTCGAGGTCTGGTTAAAAACtgtggttaaaaatgtttttgccaacACTGAACAGACATTCCCTCACACTTGCAAACCCAtctgcaaacaaaaacataatataaaaaaaaacaagcaaacaaacaaacgaaagAATTTAGAGTTTATAATTCACCACAACACCGTGGTCATGCGCTGCCGGAGTGTTTACTCCAGTTGTGCACGCCTGCCATCGATGATGCAGTGACTCCAAAAACCGGTTGCACTTGGGTTCCaagaatcttgaatcttgaactGGCTTTATTTATGTTCACTCCAGTggaataaagacattttttcaaCCTCCAGCTTTTGAAGAGTTAAGAGGATGTGTGAGataaacaacttaaaaaataTGACAGCATATGTTTCATGAGACcactaaaaatgtatttcatttcagAGATAGTTTGATGATAGATGTGTCATTTGTAAACACTGGGTGCAAAGTTGGCCAGTATTTTCAGTAATGGTAATCTTAAAGTTGGAAAGCTTGTTTCCTTTCTAGCAGCAGGACTATATTTAAGTCTATATACACATTATTTAGCCACACAAAGAAAGTCTTAAAGATCAAagaactacttttttttaattggaagaattaaaacaaatggGTTTCAAAAAGAGGTTGAACTTTTTCCCTCGATCCTATTATATTTTccctaaaatattttattacaatGTTTACTTGTCTGTTACTAAATATTGAGTGTTTACCCTCCTTTTTATCTTCTGCTACATCACGGGTAACAGTTCGTTCATGTGCTCTGTAGTAtataacatttttctttatgtgTCATCATGTGATGTTTTTCTCTGAGCCTTGTTCTGAAGTGCAATTATTCACTGTGCCCACCAGCAGTATCTACTATCAGATCCGCAGATTAGTAGTTCCCTCTTTTTGCAGTGGGGTGCCCCTGAAGCAAATCACATCCTGCTTTTTAGAGCAAACAGCCTCGGGGCCATCACACTGACAGGCAGGCACGGCATTTGAGAAACAAGGCAATGCAgcacatgacaaaaacaacacaatgtaaacaaaccaaaaaagagcAGTTCACAGCTGTGGTATTTCTCAAGAATATTACCCTGTTGACTACAATGTGAGAAGAGTCGTGATTCCTCAGATTCCTCGAGGATCAACATTCAAGCCCCTTCTTGCGttaacattttgtaataaaaacctGTTAAGCATTCAAGCCCTCAGGTGGCTAAGTAATGAAGATACTTATCTCCCTATAGATTCTGTAGATTAATCATTCGAGTCTTTCCGGCAAAATGTTGATAACATCGCCTGAGTCCACCCATTTACCTGAAGGGGTGGTGTGTCAAATATCGGCACTCATGGCAGCAAATAATATCTAAAGTGCATGGCATACCAAACTTCCCGAACTTTAACAACATAGTCAACAacacgacaaaaaaaaaaaaaaaaaaaaaaaaaaaaaaaaatccaaacagtaAGATAGTGCTGCGCTCTGTGATCTCATGTCCAAAGGGCAGATCAAGTCCAGTGGTGCAGTAATAACAGAGAGTGCTGTTATTATTGCTGAAAGTGACAGCAGGTTCCAACACAGCCATGGCGGAGAATGAGGACTGTGGAGAAgctcaggagaggagaggggtgaGTTAGAAACCAGATCAAACAAGATCTATCTGGCTGCGTTGTTAATTGGTATATTCTGTGCGCAGACAGTGTAATCCTGCTGGATAATGCTTATGTTACAAGAAAAGATTGTAAAAAGTGCACTGTTGTCCCTGACAGAGATTAACTGCTGTCCTGGCACTGGCAACACTTATATCTGCTTTTGGTTCATCCTTCCAATATGGTTACAATGTGGCAGTGATCAACTCACCGGCACCGGTAACCCTGAATTCATCTCATAACAAAAGCTACACAGTATTGTATTATGGCTTTATATCATAAATACACAGAACATAGAGTGACACAGACCATATTTCAATCATTCAATCTAGTTAATGCAGCAGTTCTACAACGCCACCTACCTGGAGCGTTATGGCACACCAATGGAGGGGACCTTCCTGACTCTGCTGtggtctctgtctgtgtccatgtaCCCTCTCGGAGGCTTCTTTGGCTCTCTGATGGTGGCCCCTCTCGTCAACAGACTGGGGAGGTAATCCTGCACTGTATCCCATTACATTTGATATGCTCAGTAAAAGGTTTGTATGATGTGCTTTTTTCTGAAACGACCTGATATGAATCACCTGCTGGACAGGAAGGGCACCCTCCTCTTTAACAACATCTTCTCCATCGTTCCTGCTGTGATGATGGGAGTGAGCGAGATGGCCAGATCCTATGAGATCATCATTGTGGCGAGGGTTATAGTGGGAATCTGTGCAGGTCAGAGGAACTGATATGTGCAGCCGGTCTACAAGTATGAACAAGTGGAAGTTGAAATAAAGTTTGTAAAGTTGTCTTATTGCATCCTCAGGTCTGTCATCCAATGTGGTGCCAATGTATTTGGGCGAACTCTCTCCAAAGAACCTGAGGGGAGCAATTGGCATCATACCCCAGCTCTTCATCACCATTGGTATCCTCAGTGCCCAGGTGCTGGGTATAAGAAATATACTAGGCAATAGCACAGGTAAAACTGGCATATTGGATTCTTGTAAAAGTTtgatcattttttgtttattggttAGATGCCTTGCAGCATCTtaccaataaataaaagaacTGTTTTTCTcaacacaagtaaaaaaaagaaaaaagggggatgagataatcccaggtGTTTAcaatacagttttatttatgggaacaagtataaatatgttcaaCCAAGGAACTGATagtgattcaagaaaattctggaaacaagttgattagtgttgcaAACAGCTGAGATTGTCTAATCCccttagcatttttttttaacttatccagagaaaaacaagcttttaacactgaatatgaccAAGTGAGCCACTGGGGGGAGGGGAAGCACTTCTAACAGGTGTTTTAGGAGGTCTAGGAGAGGTTTTGGGTGGGTCCACTGGTCAAAAGAGATGTCACTATTCCCTCTATCCAGGCTGGACCCTCATGCTGGGTCTGACTGGCATCCCTGCCCTgatagagctgctgctgctgcccttcTTCCCCGAGAGCCCCAGGTACATGCTCATCCAGAAAGGAGATGAGAAGACTGCGAGGCAAGGTGAGAACACAAAACAGGCCTCATATGGCTGctggacagagatggagaaagagtgagaggatGGTATAGGAACAATGTGAGATTATGATATTCTGATTTGACACGTTTGCTGACCCCCTTAGCACTCCAGCGTCTGCGCGGCTGGGAGGACGTGGATGGGGAGCTGGCAGAGATGCGTCTGGAGGATCAGTCGGAGAGGGCTGAGGGACACCTGTCAGTCGTCACCCTGCTGTCCCAGCGTTCCCTTCGCTGGCAGCTGATCTCTATCATCATCCTGAACATGGGCCAGCAGCTGTCGGGGGTCAACGCGGTGAGACACACCAGTCCAGCTGTCCTTGTCCATGTCCCTGACCCCCACCGCCTGTGTTTCAACCACAGCACCAGATAAGACAGCAGTGTTTTAACATCAACTTATTCTCTCTAACAGCACATCCATTTATCTTATATCACTGTGGACAAAGTGTCAGGATACTAAACAGGAACTATTTCCACTATTTTCTTTGGCTTCATTCTATTTCCTAGACTGTGCAGTGTGATATACAATTACCTCAGTCCTTGCTGGTTGTCACGTACAACAGTGAGGCCTGATGATAGATCTAACTATTTCAATAGCATTTGTTTGTCGACCGGTAAAGACTTTTCAGGGTTGATATACAAACACTGATTATTAAGAAACTGGTTGAGCCAATAGCCAATAGCTTCTACCAATCGTTAATTGCAGTAAAtggaaaaacatctttttttttttttttttttttttttaataaaatgatacaaaacaacattttgaagagtaactaaacccatATCTCTGTGAAGCCTAAGCGTTTATGGTGAAAAGTAGGTTGTTTGGTCTTTGGTACACATCTCCTGCCACCACAGGCCAGGCACACTATCTTTCACCATTGAGATTAGACTTTGGtctggggtttagttactctttaatgaATATATGATTAATAAAATAACTTCTCAAATATACTGCATTTGATTTGAATTAATGCATATCAAATTTCCACATTAATAAATATCCCACCAATTGcattgaaaagttttttttttctttgtttgctctTTATTGCCATAGTGGCCCAAATAACCAATTACAATGATAtggaaaagaagaaatattGAAGCTTATGATCTATTCCTAATTTACATATTCTTCTCTCAGATCCTTCAATAGCTACACTgtgtctctccctgcctcctcaGATTTACTACTATGCAGACAGCATCTATGCCTCTGCAGGAGTCAAGTACAACGACATCCAGTACGTCACGGTGGGAACAGGGGCCGTGAACGTCTTCATGACCATAGCTGCTGTAGGTACCCAGTTAGACAGGACACACACCAGCATCAAAAGAGTTAAGAATTAAACctctgagaaagaaagagggaaagatcTGAAATCTGCTCCTCTGTCCTAACAGTGGGTTTGTATTGATTGTTGGTGTGCAGGTCTTCATCGTGGAGGCCACAGGACGGTGGCTGCTCCTTCTCTGTGGCTTTGGGATCTGCTGTGGATCCTGTGTGCTGCTCACCATCGCTCTCAACCTGCAGGTATGAGCTGCAGTGTAACCCTACAGCCTGCACGTGTGACTCTTCTACCCTCTAGTGGCATTGGCCTATCACGTCACTGCAAAAAACGTGCACCGTAACACCATCAGTGAGTGTCGTATGCAGACTTAAAATCTAGTTTTTCCTAAAACACGCGAaaagtctgccagtgggatgagataatcccacttgtttccaaaggtAATCTTCTTGTTCCCAGAATTTCCCTGAATTACTTCTATgttcaaaattgaaaattgataatgaaattaaatgacttgttgagaagGATAATTTAACAATTGTGATTTAATAGTAAAAATATCCAAGGTGAGTGGGTGAGTTGACTGTTATACAGGACTACatagttatattttattttattttgttaaaaaaaaaaaatcaatcaattagaAAATCAAAGCAATACGCAAAACATAGTTTAAAATggccacagcaaaacaaagaacCAATTGGCATAGAGCAAATACCTTATCCACACAGCGATAGCATTTATATGGATTTAGGATTTATATAGATTCAGTATTCTGGCAAAAAGTTAATTACCTTTGGGAACCAGTGGATTTATCTTATCCAATTGACATATTTACCcacttttaaattttaatactgaatatgagtTCTTAAtatgaagatgttttttgtagTATGACCACTGAACATTTGCAATTTGTTGATTTCTGCCTGGATCTTGGGATTCTCAATAGGTGCTGGTCAGAAGACCTGAAGGGCCATGTAGGAGTATAAGGCCATTGTAATTCTGAACTGTATGGTGAATCTAACTTGTACAGGGCATTAcaagtaatttaaaaatataaatgtaattctCCACTCAGTAACACACCTATGCAAAGCAGATTATGTTTCATGTTTGTCACTGTTTGAATGTCAAATGCCTCAACTGGTTGATAATAAAAGCAGCTGTTGTTGTGTATTGACAGGCGAGTGTGTCTTGGATGCCCTATGTCAGCATAGCCTGTGTCATCATCTACGTCATAGGACATGCCATAGGACCCAGTAAggctgtttacacacacactgattacaaCAGGGTGCTCCATTAGCTGAAGTGTTGTTTGGATGTGACTAGACATGTAATGATATATGTCGAAATCTTGAGCTCAGTTGTGTGAGGTATGACCTTCTCTGGTGTAACCTGAAATGATGATGCATCTGCAGTGTTTGGGTTGTGGTTGACCACATCTGTGTTGCAGGTCCTATTCCTTACGTGGTGACCACTGAGATGTTCAGGCAGTCATCCAGGCCAGCTGCCTTCATGGTGGCAGGGTCTGTCCACTGGCTGTCCAACTTCACTGTGGGTCTGGTTTTCCCGTTCCTAGAGGTCAGTCACAGCTGCTGGGAAAGGCCATTATTTCAAAATTGGTTACAAATTGCCTGTTTAGAAAGGCAATCAGAAATGTAGCTCTTTGAATTACTCAAACTACTTAATGCAAGATGAAGTTTCAAATGATCTCCAGAGAAAGAGGAAGTTAAACGTCATTTCGCAAGTTGGGTGAAATAACAGTTTTGCAATCAAGCTTTCAGAGCAAACCAacaggtttgtttgtgtgatcaTTTGCCATTTTCATGATCACATTGTATTTCATCCACTATTCCCTTCCTTGTACTCTTACCATAGAGAACAAGCAACATTATGGCCTGGGTTAATAGGCATATCATGGCCTAGGTTTGTCATTGTGGGCTTTTTAGTCAATAGAGATCAAGAATGGGGTAATCTTAGAGATAAACAGTCAtgcttttcaaatgtttatCTCTTTTATCAAATCGCCATCTGTAGCCCAAAAAGCAAACAAGGGGAGGCTGTGTATAATGTGAATGACAATGTTTGAGGAACAGAAACCACAACTTGTTGCAAAAGAGCATTACAATAACATCAAATTTCCCTTCACCTTGGCTGGTGTTCACATCCCCAAATGATTTCTGGCTAAATACTCACATTTAATATTAAGAAAAGGCTGACCTaatttctgtctccctccagaGTGGCCTGGGCCCCTACAGCTTCATCATTTTTTCCCTCGTCTGCTTGGTCACACTGGTGTACATCTGGCTGATAGTCCCAGAAACCAAGAACAAGACCTTCCTGGAGATTAGCCAGATGTTTGCCAAGAGGAACAAAGTGGAGATCAAACTGGGCGACGGGGACCTGCCACTGAAAGAGAGCAAAGACAGCCTAGAGGATGTGGTGAAGGTCACTGCCTTCTGAAGAAAAATGAACTCATTCAGAGGAAAGGAAGTCTCCCCTCTAGGGGGGACTTGTAATGGActggaaatgttttcatttagcCTCTATTTTTACATCAAATCTCTGCACAGTCTTGTTTCATTGTTTATGTGTCTCCTGTCAAACATCAAAGAGTTTTACTAAAATGTAGAAGTAAAAATAATGTGCAACTGAGCTATTGTGTTGTATGTAGTAAATCCCACTATAGTCAGTGAAATTGTAAACAAGTGTGGTTGGGTGTCTTAAGTCATTAAAAGAACCAGCCATTTACTTATGGGCCTTTATTGACAATAAAAAGATATGAATACAGTACATGGCTGATGCAGTGGAAGATATTGCTTAACTTCTGTTGTGCATTAAATATTGACTGATAGGTTTCTCATAGAAATTTGAtatacaaaacacatttttatgacCATGATCACCGCTGATATTTTGGTATAGATCAATCAATGGCTTTCTCAAATCCACACCTCCAACTAAACCATACATTATACTGGCATTTTAAAGCTCATACAGACAGAGCAACTGGAGCCTTTGGGCACTCAGGGACATCTGTAGTCACTATCCAGCTGCACCCCTCCATACAGGCTGAGGTGGGTGACGCCCCAGCTGAATACATTGCCCATCGCGGTGTTGTTCCTTTCACATGACATCTGCTCCCGGATATCAGCTGTGCTCAGCACATAGTCCCACACGTTGACATCTGTCATCTTACCCACGAAGGCATCTGAGTTAGAGATGCCCAAGAAGCCATCCTGGTCTTTCCCCAGGATGAAGACACCGCCGGGGTTCACGGTATAGCCGGCTCTCAGGTACCGCTCCTCACCCACCATGCCGTTGATCCACAGCTCCGTCCCTCCGGTGTGGGATGACCAGGTGATGCAGTAGTTTGCCCAATCGTGTGACTGGAAGTTGTGCGGCAGGTTCACATATTCATTGCCAAGCCAGAGGCCAACCTCATAGCCAATGGTGATCATTAGCTCGTTGTCGTTGCCGGCACTGGAGTAGGAGAGGACGGTGTGGATGGTCCCAGGCTGAGGCTTGACGTGCATGCAGGCAGTGAAGGAGTGAAGGTCCATGGCATGGTTAAGGCGGGCCAGGACGTAGCTGCCAGCGTTCCTCTCTGGGAAGTTGAGCACTAGGGGAAAGAGAGCACGGGGCTCTGAGGAGGACAGGAAAATGTTAGACTACAATTGAAAAATTCTACCTTCCACTCTGCTACACACACATTATGGAATAATGTTGGTCTGATCTCAAGTGAAACACCAATAAAAACTAACCACTCACCATTTCTGGAAGGCCTAAAGTCACGAAGTCCACCTTatgggaaaagagagagagagatcagtcATTTCTGCAGCATACATATGGCTTCATTTCATTTAACATTCAGCCATCtgtagcagttttttttttttcagttatatGGAGATAGCTCACAGTCTACTCACTCGAATGTATGTGTTTTCCAAGAGATGTTATCAAACCCTCAATCCTCAGGAGCTTAGATTCAATTTCATCTTGCCGACAAAATGCTGAGGAGAAACACAGGGAATGAAAATGCTCAGATACTTATTCTtcggaaaaatattttttacaagTACTTGTGAGTCGGGCCTCATTGCAATAGCTTGGTTCCAAGCAATGTATTGATACTACAGCATGTCACATACTTCCTTTGCCAAGGCGTGGCAGGAAAGAAGACTCCACCACACGATCATTGAGCGGCTGGGCCATGCGGTAGTCATTCCACAGGGTCTGGTTGTCGATGTCCATCAGCGTGCTCTCCAACTTCCTGATCTGAGCACAACAGATGAGAAACATATGACATTGCACCACCGTGACCACAGGCCTGCTTCCATCATATGGAAAGAGTTGTGTTCCAT is part of the Myripristis murdjan chromosome 7, fMyrMur1.1, whole genome shotgun sequence genome and harbors:
- the gpr157 gene encoding G-protein coupled receptor 157, with translation MSSGNQTVVHISEQVAVLISCTLSFLGSSLIICTYIIWPDLRTTPRKLLVYLSLADWLSALSYAYGVWRVFDSDSVDCVAQGAISTFANTSSFFWTVAIAIYLYVFIVRSNQRLADSLVLFFHLVSWCVPLAITVAALCLNKIGYDASEVSVGWCWVRIQAPDRVLWMLLTGKIWEFLAYLTLPVLYILIKRHIHRAHAALSEYRPILASSPLSHSFTSMADRKLTLIPIIFIVLRIWSTVRFLLLLVDSPARQNPVLVALHGIGNTSQGAANCIMFVLFTQPLRARLSAALCCCCHKGHAEAQHPYDPSHRPLLGGDTPAQREDNTS
- the slc2a5 gene encoding solute carrier family 2, facilitated glucose transporter member 5, with the translated sequence MLNTKVTAGSNTAMAENEDCGEAQERRGRLTAVLALATLISAFGSSFQYGYNVAVINSPAPLMQQFYNATYLERYGTPMEGTFLTLLWSLSVSMYPLGGFFGSLMVAPLVNRLGRKGTLLFNNIFSIVPAVMMGVSEMARSYEIIIVARVIVGICAGLSSNVVPMYLGELSPKNLRGAIGIIPQLFITIGILSAQVLGIRNILGNSTGWTLMLGLTGIPALIELLLLPFFPESPRYMLIQKGDEKTARQALQRLRGWEDVDGELAEMRLEDQSERAEGHLSVVTLLSQRSLRWQLISIIILNMGQQLSGVNAIYYYADSIYASAGVKYNDIQYVTVGTGAVNVFMTIAAVFIVEATGRWLLLLCGFGICCGSCVLLTIALNLQASVSWMPYVSIACVIIYVIGHAIGPSPIPYVVTTEMFRQSSRPAAFMVAGSVHWLSNFTVGLVFPFLESGLGPYSFIIFSLVCLVTLVYIWLIVPETKNKTFLEISQMFAKRNKVEIKLGDGDLPLKESKDSLEDVVKVTAF
- the ca6 gene encoding carbonic anhydrase 6: MELFSLCALIALVYAASANIPHDGIHWTYTEGALDQAHWPTKYPACGGKKQSPIDIQRRSVRHNPDILQLELSGYEPQKGNFLMSNNGHSVQIDLPSTMMITKGLPGKYTAVQMHLHWGGWDLEASGAEHTIDGIRYMAELHVVHYNSDKYKSFTEARDKPDGLAVLAFFYEDGHFENTYYSDFISNLDKIKYAGQSMNVSSINVRSMLPENLNHFFRYQGSLTTPPCYESILWTVFDTPITLSHNQIRKLESTLMDIDNQTLWNDYRMAQPLNDRVVESSFLPRLGKGTFCRQDEIESKLLRIEGLITSLGKHIHSSGLRDFRPSRNEPRALFPLVLNFPERNAGSYVLARLNHAMDLHSFTACMHVKPQPGTIHTVLSYSSAGNDNELMITIGYEVGLWLGNEYVNLPHNFQSHDWANYCITWSSHTGGTELWINGMVGEERYLRAGYTVNPGGVFILGKDQDGFLGISNSDAFVGKMTDVNVWDYVLSTADIREQMSCERNNTAMGNVFSWGVTHLSLYGGVQLDSDYRCP